TTCCATACTCATAACAGCTTCATTAATCACTAAAATAGCTCGTTGTTCTAAATTACTTTCTCATAAACAAGATGAAAAGAACCCGTTCATTTAAACGGGCTCTTCCTTAAATTTGTTCAGTAAGTTTTCCATTTTCAATATAAACAACACGGTCACACAAGTCTAGCATCCTTTTATCATGAGTAACCATGATCGCAGCTTTTTGTCTTTGCTTTACTTCTTTAGATAGCATTTCAACTACTGCTCTTCCTCTTTCTGAATCGAGACTAGCTGTAGGTTCATCCGCAAAGATTACTTCTGGGTCATTCATTAGTGCTCGTGCAATGGCTACTCGTTGTCTCTCTCCACCTGATAAATTTTCTGGGTAGTTTCTCATTCTCTTTGATAATCCTAATTGTTCGAGCAGTTCATTCGCTTTCTTCTCTGCAACTTTGTTTTTTATTCCAGCTAATTCGGCTATTAATAGAAGCTGATCTTTAACTGTTAAATACGGGATTAAATTAGACATTTGAAAAATAAATCCGATTTTGGATAATCTAAATTCATTCAATTTATTTGCTGGGAGATTACTTATTTCAATATCATCTATTAAAATTCTCCCACTAGTCGGAGATAGTAATGCTCCGGCTATTGAAAGGAAGGTACTTTTACCTGAACCAGACGGACCTACAACTGCTACTAGTTCACCGGCTTTTACTTGAATAGAAACTTGATCTAATACGGTTGTTGCTAAAGAATCTCCGTCATTATATGTTTTGCTAATATTATCTAACACTAGTTTATTACTCATTAAAAAGCCCTCCCTATTGCTTCAATCGCATCAATTTTTACTACTTTTAATAAAGAGATTAACGAGCCGACTATTGCTACAAATAGGAATAATAATGAACTTCCGATGATTAAATGAGCATCAAATACAAAAGGTAAGCTTGCTGGTAATACTTTAGATAATCCAAATGTGATTGAAATACTTATCATTAGACTTAATAGTGTAAGTGTTAAAACTTGAAAAATAATATTCTTAGCTAAATAACTAGTTTTTGAGCCAATTGCTTTTAGCACACCAAATTGATTGATTTTTTGAATCGTAATGATATAGAAAAAGACTGCTAGCACAAATGCTCCGATAAAGAATAGAAAAACAATCATCATTAGTAAAGAACCCTGTTCTTCTTTATAACCAGGTATGCCTTTTAATGCCTGATTTTTATTAATTACTTCTACTCCTGAGACTTTTTCACTTACCTTTTTGGCCGTACTTTCGTTTGTTTTTAATGCAATTGTATTAAATGAATTCTTACTATTTACCAGCGACCACTCTTTGTAATTCATATGGATAACCGGTGCGTGACTATATGATTGATTCTCGGTAAAACCTACAACTTTAAATTCTTTACCCGAGATTTGATCTGAAATATTGTCCCCAAGCTTGATTCCTTTTTCTTTCAAAGAAATATCTCCTACAACTTCATTCTTTGTTGAATTATTAATCATTTCTCCTTCAATTACCTTTGGAGCTGCTAAACCATTCACATCAATTCCAAATAAGGTAGCATCAATTTTTTTAGATGTTCCATCCTTTAGAAACGTAGTCATTTGAACTCCTAAAGTAGTGGCATTTTTCTCATCAACAAATTTTTGAACTTCATTTATTTGATTTTCCGATAATATTGAATGATTAATTTGTTTACCCGATTCTTTTTGTAAAACAAAATAGTTTGGGGTCATACTATCAATAGAAGAAGCATTATCAAAAGATAATCCTTTCGCTAATCCTGAAACGAATAATACTAGGAATGATATAAGGATCATGATTAGACTAATTAATAAAAAACGTAATTTTGCGTGCTTAAATTCCCTTAATGCAAGAAACACCTGTCATTCATCTCCTTTAATATACTAAATTTTAAAGAGTGTAAAAAATAGAATCACTCTTTGTAATTTAAAGTATAGGAATGTTAGATGAACAACAGGTGAACAGTCGATTACAATTATAAATCAGGACTCTTTGATATTAGGTATGGATAGATGAAAATTAGTTCCTTCGCCTACTTTACTGCTTACTTCTATATGCCCATTATGTAATTCAATGATTTGTTTAACAATCGCTAAACCTAAGCCACTACTGGATTCCTTTCGATTTCGTGCTTTATCAGCAATAAAAAATCGATTAAATATTTGTTCCAGATCTTTTTCGGATATGCCAATTCCGGTATCTTGAAATTCAATTTGAACAGACTCTTCATTACTACTCAGTTTTATTGAGATTGCCCCACCTTCATGATTAAATTTAATGCTATTCGTCATTAGGTTTGTCCAAACTTGATGCAGTAAATTCTTATCAGCATACACAAAAGTTTGTGGTAATTCCAAATCAATGGCCAACTCTTTGTTTCTCCAACTCCATTCAGTTGTAAAAACTACTTGTTTAATTTGTTCGGCAACATCAAAAGTTGATTTTTGCAGAATACTTTCTTCTTTATCCAATGAAGCTAACGTTAATAATTGTTTACTTAACAAGGACATTCTTTTACTTTCTTCCTCTATTATTGATAAGTAATGATTCTTTTGCTCTTCGGTTAATTTTTCAGTTTGAAGCGACTGCGAAAAACCTTGTATTGATGCAAGTGGTGATTGAATTTCATGAGATACATTTGAAACAAACTCCTGACGCATTGCTTCAATTTGTCCTAATCTTTGTGACATGTGCGAAAAGTGATTAGCAAGTTTTCCTATTTCGTCTTGGCGTTTAATTTGTAATTGAACATTATATTTTCCTTCAGCAATTTTTTTAGTTGCTTCAGTTAATTTAATAATCGGTTTTACAATATATCTTGTACTAACTAGAACTAATACGATACTTAATACAATTGTCAGTAAGAGGAGAATGGAAAAAAGTATCCGCAATTCACCAAATTGAAGCTGG
This genomic interval from Gottfriedia acidiceleris contains the following:
- a CDS encoding sensor histidine kinase; this encodes MKTLYIRIVLTILGVMICSSLLAFFLSNVYYHYNLKPYNDKKLTKMALDVGTFYEENNDIDIRNYLKSISKLGYQILLVDQQGNQSYYGGSFREKKLGSKVIDSVLKGKVYHGIAEFPTSLFVTGFFDNTLSNTVGVPINSSNHHLALFMRPNVQLQFGELRILFSILLLLTIVLSIVLVLVSTRYIVKPIIKLTEATKKIAEGKYNVQLQIKRQDEIGKLANHFSHMSQRLGQIEAMRQEFVSNVSHEIQSPLASIQGFSQSLQTEKLTEEQKNHYLSIIEEESKRMSLLSKQLLTLASLDKEESILQKSTFDVAEQIKQVVFTTEWSWRNKELAIDLELPQTFVYADKNLLHQVWTNLMTNSIKFNHEGGAISIKLSSNEESVQIEFQDTGIGISEKDLEQIFNRFFIADKARNRKESSSGLGLAIVKQIIELHNGHIEVSSKVGEGTNFHLSIPNIKES
- a CDS encoding ABC transporter ATP-binding protein codes for the protein MSNKLVLDNISKTYNDGDSLATTVLDQVSIQVKAGELVAVVGPSGSGKSTFLSIAGALLSPTSGRILIDDIEISNLPANKLNEFRLSKIGFIFQMSNLIPYLTVKDQLLLIAELAGIKNKVAEKKANELLEQLGLSKRMRNYPENLSGGERQRVAIARALMNDPEVIFADEPTASLDSERGRAVVEMLSKEVKQRQKAAIMVTHDKRMLDLCDRVVYIENGKLTEQI
- a CDS encoding ABC transporter permease, coding for MFLALREFKHAKLRFLLISLIMILISFLVLFVSGLAKGLSFDNASSIDSMTPNYFVLQKESGKQINHSILSENQINEVQKFVDEKNATTLGVQMTTFLKDGTSKKIDATLFGIDVNGLAAPKVIEGEMINNSTKNEVVGDISLKEKGIKLGDNISDQISGKEFKVVGFTENQSYSHAPVIHMNYKEWSLVNSKNSFNTIALKTNESTAKKVSEKVSGVEVINKNQALKGIPGYKEEQGSLLMMIVFLFFIGAFVLAVFFYIITIQKINQFGVLKAIGSKTSYLAKNIIFQVLTLTLLSLMISISITFGLSKVLPASLPFVFDAHLIIGSSLLFLFVAIVGSLISLLKVVKIDAIEAIGRAF